A window from Heteronotia binoei isolate CCM8104 ecotype False Entrance Well chromosome 15, APGP_CSIRO_Hbin_v1, whole genome shotgun sequence encodes these proteins:
- the LOC132584339 gene encoding histone H2B 1/2/3/4/6-like, translating to MPEPAKSAPAPKKGSKKAITKTQKKGDKKRKKSRKESYSIYVYKVLKQVHPDTGISSKAMSIMNSFVNDIFERIAGEASRLAHYNKRSTITSREIQTAVRLLLPGELAKHAVSEGTKAVTKYTSSK from the coding sequence ATGCCCGAGCCAGCTAAGTCCGCGCCTGCTCCTAAAAAGGGCTCCAAAAAGGCGATCACCAAGACACAGAAGAAGGGCGACAAGAAGCGCAAGAAGAGCCGCAAGGAGAGCTACTCCATCTACGTGTACAAGGTGCTGAAGCAGGTGCACCCGGACACGGGCATCTCCTCCAAGGCCATGAGCATCATGAACTCCTTCGTCAACGACATCTTCGAGCGCATCGCCGGCGAAGCCTCCCGCCTGGCCCACTACAACAAGCGCTCCACCATCACCTCCCGCGAGATCCAGACCGCCGTGCGCCTCCTGCTGCCCGGGGAGCTGGCCAAGCACGCCGTCTCCGAAGGCACCAAGGCCGTCACCAAGTACACCAGCTCCAAGTAA